The sequence below is a genomic window from Halosolutus gelatinilyticus.
CCGCCCGGCGAACGCGTGCCGGTCGCCCCCTTGATGGCCCGACTAGATCGTGTACCGGACGATCTCGTCCGAGCCGCAGGTCGGACACGTATGCTCCGGCGAGGAAACCGACGTCCCGCAGTGTCGGCACTCGTCGACGATCGTTCGGTTCCTGCGCTTGAGCACGCCCTCGATTGCGGTCCGTAGCAGTCGGTTCGACGACCGGTCGTTCAGTCGACGTCGATCGGTCATATCGCACCGATCCAGCATATCACAATTTGTTACGGTGTTCATACCGCGACTCTCACGGCGGCTGACCGATAGACGACCCGTCGAGCGGGTGCGACGGTACGGTTACGGGACCGCTACCGCTCGATCGAGATCGTCTGTCCGGCCTCGCTTGACCGGTAGATCGCGTCGATGATCCGCTGGACCTGTAGCGCACGATTGATGCTCTCTTCGAGCTCCGTTCCCTCGACGATCGCGTCGAAGAACGCGCGCTGCTCGGCCGTGTGAGTGTCGTTTTGCCGGGTTTCGATGGACGTGTCCTCGAGGTGGTCGGGACCGATCGTGCTCGCGGAGTGGACCGACAGGTCGCCCTCGAGCAGGTCGAACCGGGCGGCCGACTCCGTTCCCCGAACGACGAACTCGTGGTTGGCCGGCCGGTTGGTCGCCCACGCGACCTCCAGCGAGATCGTACAGTCTTCCGCACAGCGGATGAACGCGCTCGCGGAGTCGTCCACGTCGAAGCCGGCGGGTCCCGCGTCGTTGCCCCACATATCGAGGTAAGCGTACTCCTTCCGAGAGCCGAATTCGCCGCGGGCGACGCCGGTTACTTCCGCCACCGGCGGATAGCCGAGCAGGTAGAGAGCGAGATCGATCGCGTGGACGCCGAGATCGATGAGCGCACCGCCGCCGGCGATCTGCTGTCGCGTGAACCACGATCCGCGGCCGGGGATCCCCCGACGACGGACGTAGTTGGCCTCGATGTGCGAGACGGCACCCAGTTCGCCCTGGACGATTCGATTTTTGACGATTTGGACCGTGTTGGCGAAGCGGTTGTTGAATCCCACCATACAGACGCCGTCGCTGTCGCCCGCAGCGTCGGCGATTCGCCTGGCGCTCTCGATCGAGTGCGCGAGCGGTTTCTCGAGGAGCACGTGGAGATCGCGCTCGAACGCATCGACGGCGTACTCTTCGTGGAACTTGTTGGGCGTCGTGATGATGATTGCGTCGACGGTGTCGTACAATTCGGTGTGATCCTCGTAGACGTCGACGTCGTATCGGCGGGCGAATCGCGTCCGTGCTTCGGCGGCGACGTCCATCCCACCGACCAACGACACGTCGAGGTCGAGGAGGCGTTCGGCGTGGTACTGGCCGATGTTTCCGAGGCCAACGATACCGGCTCTGATGTCGGATCGATCGAGTGTCATCGGAGGTCTGTCGGGCGGGGGTAACTCATTTCAGATCTGTACACCTGATTCAGCTATACAAAACTTTGTGCTCGAACGTCTTTGCTCCGTTGCCAACGAAAAGCCGATCGGCGCCACCGCGTCCGTCCTCTCAATCCGCCTCCGTCGGGGCGGTTCCCGGTTCTCCCTCGGGAAGATCGGTGATGCCGTGGATCAGCGCCTCGCCGGTAGCCGTATCGAAGATGTGGATCTTCGATCGATCCAGCACGACGTCGATATCCTGGTTTGCCTCGATGTCCGTGTCGGGCGTGACACTCATCAGCAACTGGTCGGGCGACGTCGCGGGGTCTTCTTCCATCGATCCGGCGGCGGCTTCGGAGAGCATCAGGTAGACGAATATCTCGTTGCCCATCGGCTCCAGGACGTCGGTCCGAGCGTAAATCGGCTCCGTCGACGATTCGAGCGAGTCCGCGTACTGCGAGAGGTGGACGTCTTCGGGCCTGATCCCGAGGGTGACGTCGTCGCCGACCGTCACTCCCGGGATATTGGTCGGATCGAGATCGACGGTGAAGTTTCTCGTTTCGAGGCCCTCTTCGACGAGTTGGCCCTCAGCGAAGTTCATCGATGGCGAGCCGATGAAGCCGGCGACGAACAGGTTCGCGGGTTCGTTGTAACAGATAAGCGGCGGGTCGATCTGCTGGAGTCTCCCCTCGTTCAGGACGGCGATCCGGTTGGACATCGTCATCGCCTCTGCCTGATCGTGCGTGACGTAGATGATCGTCGTCCCGAGTTCGCGGTGGAGTCGCTGGAGTTCCGTCCGCATGTGGACGCGCAGCTTCGCGTCGAG
It includes:
- a CDS encoding zinc ribbon domain-containing protein; translation: MTDRRRLNDRSSNRLLRTAIEGVLKRRNRTIVDECRHCGTSVSSPEHTCPTCGSDEIVRYTI
- a CDS encoding Gfo/Idh/MocA family protein; this encodes MTLDRSDIRAGIVGLGNIGQYHAERLLDLDVSLVGGMDVAAEARTRFARRYDVDVYEDHTELYDTVDAIIITTPNKFHEEYAVDAFERDLHVLLEKPLAHSIESARRIADAAGDSDGVCMVGFNNRFANTVQIVKNRIVQGELGAVSHIEANYVRRRGIPGRGSWFTRQQIAGGGALIDLGVHAIDLALYLLGYPPVAEVTGVARGEFGSRKEYAYLDMWGNDAGPAGFDVDDSASAFIRCAEDCTISLEVAWATNRPANHEFVVRGTESAARFDLLEGDLSVHSASTIGPDHLEDTSIETRQNDTHTAEQRAFFDAIVEGTELEESINRALQVQRIIDAIYRSSEAGQTISIER
- a CDS encoding ABC transporter ATP-binding protein translates to MARVKLENITKRYEDVSAVDDVSMEIEDGEFVTFVGPSGCGKSTTMETVAGLTQPTEGRVYIGDDDVTNLAPKDRGVAMVFQNIALFPHMNVFDNISFGLRLRTYEDEEIRRRVEQAADIVQLEGMLERMPDEMSGGQRQRVAIARAIVRNPDVFLMDEPLANLDAKLRVHMRTELQRLHRELGTTIIYVTHDQAEAMTMSNRIAVLNEGRLQQIDPPLICYNEPANLFVAGFIGSPSMNFAEGQLVEEGLETRNFTVDLDPTNIPGVTVGDDVTLGIRPEDVHLSQYADSLESSTEPIYARTDVLEPMGNEIFVYLMLSEAAAGSMEEDPATSPDQLLMSVTPDTDIEANQDIDVVLDRSKIHIFDTATGEALIHGITDLPEGEPGTAPTEAD